The following proteins are co-located in the Clavibacter capsici genome:
- a CDS encoding TetR/AcrR family transcriptional regulator, translated as MPRSLDHDARETAVGEAAWRVLVRDGITALSVRNVAAEAGLAASSLRYTFPTQASLRVFALELVARRAEARIRALPPGATVRASVEERLRHLLPLDAERRLEMEVFLVIGTVALTDPALRPVYDRASEDLRAGCADLLTALATDPAYAGLDVAAETPRLHALVDGLALHLVYQGPRDPTGWATDALARHLDSLAAV; from the coding sequence GTGCCGAGGAGCCTGGATCACGACGCCCGCGAGACCGCCGTCGGCGAGGCCGCGTGGCGGGTGCTCGTGCGCGACGGGATCACCGCGCTCTCGGTGCGGAACGTCGCCGCCGAGGCCGGGCTCGCCGCGAGCTCGCTCCGCTACACCTTCCCCACGCAGGCGTCGCTGCGGGTCTTCGCGCTCGAGCTCGTCGCGCGGCGGGCCGAGGCGCGGATCCGGGCGCTGCCGCCGGGCGCCACCGTGCGCGCGTCGGTCGAGGAGCGACTCCGGCACCTCCTCCCGCTCGACGCCGAGCGCCGCCTCGAGATGGAGGTCTTCCTGGTGATCGGCACCGTCGCCCTCACCGACCCGGCGCTCCGGCCCGTCTACGACCGCGCGTCGGAGGACCTGCGCGCGGGCTGCGCCGACCTGCTCACGGCGCTCGCCACGGATCCGGCGTACGCGGGCCTCGACGTCGCGGCCGAGACGCCTCGGCTGCACGCGCTCGTCGACGGGCTGGCGCTGCACCTCGTCTACCAGGGGCCGCGGGACCCCACGGGCTGGGCCACCGACGCCCTCGCCCGGCACCTGGACTCGCTCGCCGCCGTCTGA
- a CDS encoding sulfite exporter TauE/SafE family protein has translation MDIGGSLGEITLEVALLMILAALAAGWIDAVVGGGGLLQLPALLLVPGITPVEALATNKLASLFGTTTSAVTWYRRTHPDLRTALPMAAVALVGAYGGASLAALLPASVFKPLVVVALIVVAVVTIARPQLGDVAALRHTGRKHHGIAALLGVVIGFYDGLIGPGTGTFLIIALITALGYDFVLASAKAKIVNVATNLGALAFFIPQGHVLWALALGMGVANMVGGYAGSRMAVARGSRFIRVAFIVVVAVLIVKVGSDVVAEWTA, from the coding sequence ATGGACATCGGCGGATCCCTCGGCGAGATCACGCTCGAGGTCGCGCTGCTCATGATCCTGGCGGCGCTCGCGGCCGGCTGGATCGACGCCGTGGTGGGCGGCGGCGGACTCCTGCAGCTGCCGGCGCTGCTGCTCGTGCCGGGGATCACGCCGGTGGAGGCGCTCGCGACGAACAAGCTCGCGTCCCTGTTCGGCACCACGACGAGCGCGGTCACCTGGTACCGGCGCACGCACCCGGACCTCCGCACGGCGCTGCCCATGGCCGCGGTGGCGCTGGTCGGCGCGTACGGCGGCGCGAGCCTCGCGGCGCTCCTGCCGGCGTCGGTGTTCAAGCCGCTCGTGGTGGTCGCGCTGATCGTCGTGGCCGTCGTGACGATCGCCCGCCCGCAGCTCGGCGACGTCGCCGCGCTCCGCCACACCGGTCGGAAGCACCACGGGATCGCGGCGCTGCTCGGCGTGGTGATCGGCTTCTACGACGGCCTCATCGGACCCGGCACCGGCACGTTCCTGATCATCGCGCTCATCACCGCGCTCGGCTACGACTTCGTGCTCGCGAGCGCCAAGGCGAAGATCGTGAACGTCGCGACGAACCTCGGCGCGCTCGCCTTCTTCATCCCGCAGGGCCACGTGCTCTGGGCGCTCGCGCTGGGCATGGGCGTCGCGAACATGGTGGGCGGCTACGCGGGATCCCGCATGGCCGTCGCCCGCGGCAGCCGCTTCATCCGCGTCGCGTTCATCGTGGTGGTGGCGGTGCTGATCGTGAAGGTCGGGTCGGACGTGGTGGCGGAGTGGACGGCGTGA
- a CDS encoding helix-turn-helix domain-containing protein, which translates to MARTTRTLAAELRHRREERGLTQAGVAGLAGVSREYVVRLESGKPGSEIGSMMRVVRALGCELSLTVDPRAADASSPSPFDRPWEVDDE; encoded by the coding sequence ATGGCCAGGACCACGCGCACGCTCGCCGCTGAGCTGCGTCACCGGCGGGAGGAGCGGGGGCTCACCCAGGCCGGCGTCGCCGGGCTCGCGGGGGTGTCGCGGGAGTACGTCGTGCGGCTCGAGAGCGGGAAGCCCGGGTCGGAGATCGGATCGATGATGCGCGTCGTCCGCGCGCTCGGCTGCGAGCTGAGCCTCACCGTCGACCCGCGGGCCGCGGATGCGAGCTCCCCCTCGCCGTTCGACCGGCCGTGGGAGGTCGACGATGAGTGA
- a CDS encoding HipA domain-containing protein, producing MSEALSVYLDGRYAGRYERTTAGRVGFTYDAAYAERRGATPLSMSLPFGARLPPRAVDAYFSGLIPEGADALEQIRRTHGLRTSADAFSVLRHIGRDAPGAVQVLPESEEADDDARAQGDVTELSAEELRGLMSDLGSGTGTTPAALQGRWSLPGAQRKAALHRLASGAWGIPRDSTPTTHILKPAIPGFAHHDVNEFLTMRAAAALGLDAARTDVLDLGDDLSVLVSHRYDRLEVDGRWRRLHQEDLCQALSVMPARKYQDQGGPGIAQAADLLSEFEYPAEAAAARSRFFDAVVFNVAAWATDAHAKNFSVMLRGNGQQLAPLYDLATYAPYGGGPQAERSAMKVGDEYRLSAIGRRHLQKAARRLQVDADLADARIDRIRDGITAAYDAAAAELADHPTLVAAAHGIVDAVHVKAVERGWATARTRIDLSGPDDTST from the coding sequence ATGAGTGAGGCCCTGAGCGTCTACCTCGACGGTCGCTACGCCGGTCGCTACGAACGGACGACCGCGGGCCGCGTCGGCTTCACCTACGACGCCGCCTATGCCGAGAGGCGCGGAGCGACGCCGCTGTCCATGTCGCTCCCGTTCGGCGCGCGCCTGCCGCCTCGGGCGGTGGACGCCTACTTCTCGGGGCTCATCCCGGAGGGGGCCGACGCGCTGGAGCAGATCCGACGGACGCACGGTCTCCGGACGAGCGCCGACGCGTTCTCCGTCCTCCGCCACATCGGCCGCGACGCCCCGGGGGCCGTGCAGGTCCTGCCCGAGTCGGAGGAGGCGGACGACGACGCCCGCGCGCAGGGCGACGTCACGGAGCTCTCGGCCGAGGAGCTCCGCGGCCTCATGTCCGACCTGGGATCCGGCACCGGCACCACGCCCGCGGCCCTGCAGGGGAGGTGGTCGCTGCCCGGCGCGCAGCGGAAGGCGGCGCTGCACCGGCTGGCCTCGGGCGCCTGGGGGATCCCGCGCGACTCCACCCCCACGACGCACATCCTGAAGCCGGCCATCCCGGGCTTCGCGCATCACGACGTGAACGAGTTCCTGACGATGCGGGCGGCCGCCGCGCTGGGACTCGACGCAGCGCGCACCGATGTGCTCGACCTGGGAGACGACCTGTCCGTGCTGGTGTCGCACCGCTACGACCGGCTCGAGGTCGACGGCCGCTGGCGCCGGCTCCACCAGGAGGACCTCTGCCAGGCGCTCTCCGTCATGCCCGCCCGCAAGTACCAGGACCAGGGCGGTCCGGGGATCGCGCAGGCCGCCGACCTCCTCAGCGAGTTCGAGTACCCCGCGGAGGCCGCAGCCGCTCGATCGCGCTTCTTCGACGCGGTCGTCTTCAACGTGGCGGCGTGGGCGACGGATGCGCATGCCAAGAACTTCTCCGTCATGCTGCGCGGGAACGGCCAGCAGCTCGCACCGCTCTACGACCTCGCCACCTACGCGCCCTACGGCGGAGGGCCGCAGGCCGAGCGTTCCGCGATGAAGGTCGGGGACGAGTACCGGCTGTCGGCCATCGGGCGGCGTCACCTGCAGAAGGCGGCGCGGCGCCTGCAGGTCGACGCGGATCTCGCGGATGCGCGGATCGATCGCATCCGCGATGGGATCACGGCCGCGTACGACGCGGCGGCGGCGGAGCTCGCGGACCATCCGACGCTCGTCGCAGCGGCGCACGGCATCGTGGACGCGGTGCACGTGAAGGCCGTCGAACGCGGGTGGGCGACCGCGAGGACGCGGATCGACCTCAGCGGGCCGGACGACACGTCGACCTGA
- a CDS encoding putative immunity protein: MPILPKDRDPALITVRRGGALTDDDHRALALWAVACAEHVLPLFEAERPDDPILRETFEVARGWVRGDVPMKEAHQQSFRANAAGRGSPDPARFSALAAGQAVAVAHVAAHDLGAAAYAIRAASAAAPPAERDAARDAERAWQRERIPARLRAAVLADQRARSSICWGVFDDLA; the protein is encoded by the coding sequence ATGCCCATCCTCCCGAAGGACCGCGACCCCGCCCTCATCACCGTCCGCCGCGGCGGCGCCCTGACCGACGACGACCACCGGGCGCTCGCCCTGTGGGCGGTCGCCTGCGCGGAGCACGTGCTGCCGCTGTTCGAGGCGGAGCGGCCCGACGACCCGATCCTGCGCGAGACGTTCGAGGTGGCGCGCGGCTGGGTGCGCGGCGACGTGCCGATGAAGGAGGCGCACCAGCAGTCGTTCCGGGCGAACGCGGCCGGTCGCGGGTCGCCGGATCCGGCCCGCTTCTCCGCGCTCGCCGCCGGGCAGGCCGTGGCGGTCGCGCACGTCGCGGCGCATGACCTCGGCGCCGCGGCCTACGCGATCCGCGCGGCGAGCGCCGCCGCCCCTCCTGCCGAGCGCGACGCCGCACGCGACGCCGAGCGCGCCTGGCAGCGCGAGCGGATCCCGGCGCGCCTCCGCGCCGCCGTCCTCGCCGACCAGCGCGCCCGGTCGAGCATCTGCTGGGGCGTCTTCGACGACCTCGCCTGA
- the kdpF gene encoding K(+)-transporting ATPase subunit F, with the protein MITSFADAAGLAAAVLGIASVVYLVYALIRPERF; encoded by the coding sequence GTGATCACCTCGTTCGCCGACGCCGCCGGCCTCGCCGCCGCCGTGCTCGGCATCGCCTCCGTCGTGTACCTCGTGTACGCCCTGATCCGCCCCGAGAGGTTCTGA
- the kdpA gene encoding potassium-transporting ATPase subunit KdpA: MDTLAGILQVASVVLVLVLVHRPLGDLMARMYESRHDLRVERGIYRLIGVDPRSEQTWPAYLRAVLAFSLVGVLIVYGMQRLQAFLPYALGLPAVPEGISFNTAVSFVTNTNWQSYSPEATMGYTVQLAGLAVQNFVSAAVGIAVAIALVRGFARTRSGTIGNLWVDLIRGSLRLLLPLSLVTAVVLIAGGVIQNFAGFQDVATITGGTQTIPGGPVASQEAIKMLGTNGGGFFNANSAHPFEDPTAWTSAFQVLLMLVIPFSLPRTFGRMVGDTRQGTAIAAVMATIFLASFTALTLFELNGAGTAPMAAGGAMEGKEQRFGVIASTLFGSTSTLTSTGAVNSMHDSYTALGGMMPMLNMMLGEVAPGGVGSGLYGMLVLAVISVFVAGLLVGRTPEYLGKKIGPREIKLASLYILVTPILVLVGTALSFAIPAVREDVEGTSILNGGLHGLSEVVYAFTSASNNNGSAFAGLTASTPWFNTALGVAMLLGRFVPIVLVLALAGSLAAQDRIPTTSGTLPTHRPQFVGLLIGVTVIVTALTYFPVLALGPLAEGLQS; encoded by the coding sequence ATGGACACGCTCGCCGGGATCCTCCAGGTCGCGTCCGTCGTCCTGGTCCTCGTCCTCGTCCACCGCCCGCTGGGCGACCTCATGGCGCGCATGTACGAGTCGCGCCACGACCTGCGCGTCGAGCGCGGCATCTACCGCCTCATCGGCGTGGATCCCCGCTCCGAGCAGACCTGGCCCGCCTACCTCCGCGCGGTGCTCGCCTTCTCGCTCGTCGGCGTCCTGATCGTCTACGGGATGCAGCGCCTCCAGGCCTTCCTCCCCTACGCGCTCGGCCTCCCCGCCGTGCCCGAGGGCATCTCCTTCAACACGGCCGTCTCGTTCGTCACCAACACGAACTGGCAGTCGTACTCGCCCGAGGCGACCATGGGCTACACGGTCCAGCTCGCCGGCCTCGCGGTGCAGAACTTCGTCTCGGCGGCGGTCGGCATCGCGGTGGCGATCGCGCTCGTCCGCGGCTTCGCCCGCACGCGCAGCGGCACCATCGGCAACCTCTGGGTCGACCTGATCCGCGGGTCGCTCCGCCTGCTCCTCCCCCTCTCGCTCGTCACGGCCGTGGTCCTCATCGCCGGCGGCGTCATCCAGAACTTCGCCGGGTTCCAGGACGTGGCGACCATCACGGGCGGCACGCAGACGATCCCGGGCGGGCCGGTGGCCTCGCAGGAGGCGATCAAGATGCTCGGCACGAACGGCGGCGGGTTCTTCAACGCGAACTCCGCGCACCCGTTCGAGGACCCGACCGCCTGGACCAGCGCGTTCCAGGTGCTCCTGATGCTCGTGATCCCGTTCTCGCTCCCCCGCACGTTCGGGAGGATGGTCGGCGACACCCGCCAGGGCACCGCGATCGCGGCCGTCATGGCGACGATCTTCCTAGCCTCCTTCACCGCCCTCACGCTGTTCGAGCTGAACGGCGCAGGCACGGCCCCGATGGCCGCGGGCGGCGCGATGGAGGGCAAGGAGCAGCGCTTCGGCGTCATCGCCTCGACGCTGTTCGGATCCACCTCCACGCTCACCTCGACCGGTGCGGTCAACTCGATGCACGACTCGTACACGGCGCTCGGCGGCATGATGCCGATGCTCAACATGATGCTCGGCGAGGTCGCCCCCGGCGGCGTCGGATCCGGCCTCTACGGCATGCTCGTGCTGGCCGTCATCTCGGTGTTCGTCGCGGGCCTGCTCGTCGGCCGGACGCCCGAGTACCTCGGCAAGAAGATCGGGCCGCGCGAGATCAAGCTCGCGAGCCTCTACATCCTCGTCACGCCGATCCTCGTGCTCGTCGGCACCGCGCTGAGCTTCGCGATCCCCGCCGTCCGCGAGGACGTCGAGGGCACCTCGATCCTCAACGGCGGGCTGCACGGCCTGTCCGAGGTCGTCTACGCGTTCACCTCGGCGTCCAACAACAACGGATCCGCGTTCGCCGGCCTCACCGCCTCGACGCCGTGGTTCAACACGGCGCTCGGCGTCGCGATGCTGCTCGGCCGGTTCGTGCCGATCGTGCTCGTGCTGGCGCTCGCCGGATCCCTCGCGGCGCAGGACCGCATCCCCACCACCTCGGGGACCCTGCCCACCCACCGGCCGCAGTTCGTCGGCCTCCTCATCGGGGTGACGGTCATCGTGACCGCTCTCACCTACTTCCCCGTTCTCGCGCTGGGTCCCCTGGCGGAAGGGCTGCAGTCATGA
- the kdpB gene encoding potassium-transporting ATPase subunit KdpB, with protein MTTITPEAEPREAASPASEAKPSRARAIDAKQLAEALPGAFRKLDPRLMWRNPVMLIVEVGAAFTTVLAIAEPFTGGSGSSGGSVVPATFTAGIALWLWLTVVFANLAESVAEGRGKAQADSLRKTRTSTMAHVVAAYDASGDPGAQRAELREVSSADLTLGDMVVVVAGESIPGDGDVVWGIASIDESAITGESAPVVRESGGDRSAVTGGTRVLSDRIVVRITSKPGETFVDRMIGLVEGASRQRTPNEIALNILLASLTIVFVIVALTLNPIASYSAATVSVPVLIALLVCLIPTTIGALLSAIGIAGMDRLVQRNVLAMSGRAVEAAGDVTTLLLDKTGTITYGNRRASALVAVDGVGAEELARAAAMSSLADPTPEGSSVVDLAVAQGLDTATLPRGVDVPFTAQTRMSGVDLPDGTVVRKGASSAVIAWLEEGGRPLPSSLHAELTEVVESVSNGGGTPLVVATKDASGAGRVLGVVHLKDVVKDGLKERFAELRAMGIRTVMITGDNPLTARAIAAEAGVDDHLAEATPEDKLALIRKEQEGGRLVAMTGDGTNDAPALAQADVGVAMNTGTSAAKEAGNMVDLDSDPTKLIDIVRIGKQLLITRGALTTFSIANDVAKYFAIIPAMFTGVFPQLAVLNVMQLHSPASAILSAIVFNALIIVALIPLALRGVKYRPLSASKVLSRNLLVYGVGGVIAPFLGIKVVDLVVSLIPGF; from the coding sequence ATGACCACCATCACCCCCGAGGCCGAGCCGCGCGAGGCGGCATCGCCCGCGTCCGAGGCGAAGCCGTCGCGCGCCCGCGCCATCGACGCGAAGCAGCTCGCCGAGGCGCTCCCCGGCGCCTTCCGGAAGCTCGACCCGCGCCTGATGTGGCGGAACCCCGTGATGCTGATCGTCGAGGTCGGCGCCGCGTTCACCACCGTGCTCGCGATCGCCGAGCCCTTCACGGGCGGATCCGGGTCCTCCGGCGGCAGCGTCGTGCCCGCGACCTTCACGGCCGGGATCGCCCTGTGGCTCTGGCTCACGGTCGTCTTCGCGAACCTCGCGGAGTCGGTGGCCGAGGGCCGCGGCAAGGCGCAGGCCGACAGCCTGCGGAAGACCCGCACGAGCACGATGGCGCACGTCGTCGCGGCATACGACGCGTCCGGCGACCCGGGCGCCCAGCGCGCGGAGCTCCGCGAGGTGTCGAGCGCCGACCTCACGCTCGGCGACATGGTCGTCGTGGTCGCCGGGGAGTCGATCCCGGGCGACGGCGACGTGGTGTGGGGCATCGCCTCCATCGACGAGTCCGCCATCACGGGCGAGTCCGCCCCCGTCGTCCGCGAGTCCGGCGGCGACCGCAGCGCGGTGACCGGCGGCACGCGGGTGCTGAGCGACCGCATCGTCGTGCGCATCACCTCGAAGCCCGGCGAGACCTTCGTCGACCGCATGATCGGCCTCGTCGAGGGCGCGTCGCGCCAGCGCACGCCGAACGAGATCGCGCTGAACATCCTGCTGGCGAGCCTCACGATCGTGTTCGTGATCGTGGCGCTCACGCTCAACCCCATCGCGTCCTACTCGGCGGCGACCGTGAGCGTGCCGGTGCTCATCGCGCTGCTCGTCTGCCTGATCCCCACCACCATCGGCGCGCTGCTCTCGGCCATCGGCATCGCCGGCATGGACCGGCTCGTGCAGCGCAACGTGCTCGCCATGTCGGGCCGCGCGGTCGAGGCCGCCGGCGACGTCACCACGCTGCTGCTCGACAAGACCGGCACCATCACCTACGGCAACCGCCGCGCCAGCGCGCTCGTGGCCGTCGACGGCGTCGGCGCCGAGGAGCTCGCCCGGGCCGCGGCCATGTCCTCGCTCGCGGACCCGACGCCCGAGGGATCCAGCGTCGTCGACCTCGCGGTCGCGCAGGGCCTCGACACCGCGACGCTGCCCCGCGGCGTGGACGTGCCCTTCACCGCGCAGACCCGCATGTCGGGCGTCGACCTGCCCGACGGCACGGTCGTCCGCAAGGGCGCCTCGTCGGCCGTCATCGCGTGGCTCGAGGAGGGCGGCCGGCCGCTGCCGTCGTCCCTGCACGCCGAGCTGACCGAGGTCGTCGAGTCCGTCTCGAACGGCGGCGGCACCCCGCTCGTCGTCGCGACGAAGGACGCGAGCGGCGCCGGCCGCGTGCTCGGCGTCGTGCACCTCAAGGACGTCGTGAAGGACGGCCTGAAGGAGCGCTTCGCGGAGCTGCGGGCGATGGGGATCCGGACGGTGATGATCACGGGCGACAACCCGCTCACCGCCCGCGCCATCGCCGCCGAGGCCGGGGTCGACGACCACCTCGCCGAGGCGACGCCCGAGGACAAGCTCGCGCTCATCCGCAAGGAGCAGGAGGGCGGCCGCCTGGTCGCCATGACCGGCGACGGCACCAACGACGCGCCCGCGCTCGCGCAGGCCGACGTCGGCGTCGCGATGAACACGGGCACGTCGGCCGCGAAGGAGGCCGGCAACATGGTCGACCTCGACTCGGACCCGACGAAGCTCATCGACATCGTGCGGATCGGCAAGCAGCTGCTCATCACCCGCGGCGCGCTCACCACGTTCTCCATCGCGAACGACGTGGCCAAGTACTTCGCGATCATCCCCGCGATGTTCACGGGCGTCTTCCCGCAGCTCGCGGTGCTCAACGTGATGCAGCTGCACTCGCCGGCGTCCGCGATCCTCTCCGCGATCGTCTTCAACGCGCTGATCATCGTGGCGCTCATCCCGCTGGCCCTCCGCGGGGTGAAGTACCGGCCGCTCAGCGCCTCGAAGGTGCTCAGCCGGAACCTGCTGGTCTACGGGGTCGGCGGCGTCATCGCGCCGTTCCTCGGCATCAAGGTCGTCGACCTCGTCGTCAGCCTGATCCCCGGCTTCTGA
- the kdpC gene encoding potassium-transporting ATPase subunit KdpC → MSSPRQSLRTAGVAVRAMAVLTVVLGVGYTAVVTGIGQLALPAQADGSLVSVDGKVVGSSLIGQSFQDSDGAALPEWFQSRPSAAGDGYDASASSGSNLGPENEDLVSSIEDRKAAIAESDGVDPAAIPADALTASASGLDPHISPEYARLQVARVAEARGIPEQRVADLVEQHVQARDLGYLGEPTVNVLELNIALAGLGG, encoded by the coding sequence ATGTCCTCCCCCCGCCAGTCCCTCCGCACCGCCGGCGTCGCCGTCCGCGCGATGGCCGTCCTCACCGTCGTCCTCGGCGTCGGCTACACGGCCGTCGTCACGGGCATCGGCCAGCTCGCGCTCCCCGCGCAGGCGGACGGCTCGCTCGTCTCCGTCGACGGGAAGGTCGTCGGATCCTCGCTGATCGGCCAGTCCTTCCAGGACTCCGACGGCGCCGCCCTCCCGGAGTGGTTCCAGTCCCGGCCGTCGGCCGCGGGCGACGGCTACGACGCCTCCGCGTCCAGCGGCTCGAACCTCGGCCCCGAGAACGAGGACCTGGTGTCCTCCATCGAGGACCGCAAGGCCGCCATCGCGGAGTCCGACGGCGTGGATCCCGCCGCCATCCCGGCCGACGCGCTCACGGCGTCCGCGTCGGGGCTCGATCCGCACATCAGCCCGGAATACGCTCGACTCCAGGTGGCCCGCGTCGCCGAGGCCCGGGGCATCCCCGAGCAGCGCGTCGCGGACCTCGTCGAGCAGCACGTGCAGGCGCGTGACCTCGGCTACCTCGGGGAGCCGACCGTCAACGTGCTCGAGCTGAACATCGCGCTCGCCGGCCTCGGCGGCTGA